The Pantoea trifolii nucleotide sequence ATTTCCCAGGCGCGCAGCAAGAACAGGGCATTCATGAATAATGCGAAAAACAGGGCGGCAATAAGGTTAAATCCGTTGGTGCCGCACTGAAAGGTGATCGGGAATCTCATGAAAACTCAACGGTAAGAGGTAATGTGACAATCGTATGAAGACAAGATGAGGAAAACCTTAACGAAGATTAAACGTAAGCAATCCAAATCCTTTAAATGCTGGCTTTTTGGTAAACAGGCGTAACGAAATGCCGCGATGGCTTGATTATGCGCAATGCCCGTATACTCTTTGCTCAATGTCATTAAGCTGTTATCAATGTGATTTGAGATGTTAATTGCGGAGTGCATGTGGTCGAGCAACTAGAGTTCTTCCCCGTTCCCAGCCCGTGTCGCGGCATTTGCCAGAGCGACGCGCGTGGCTATTGTCGTGGCTGTTTACGCAGCCGGGAAGAGCGCTTTAACTGGATGAAATTCAGCGATGCGCAAAAGCGCGATGTGCTGCGCTTGTGCCGGCAACGCTTTTTGCGCCTGCAGCGCCAGCAAAAAGTCGATGAAGATCATGATCCACAACAACCGGAACTGTTTTAAGAAAACGACGATCTGCCTTTTCGTTATACTCCCGTTTTCGTTATCTGGAATCGTGTTTAGGGAGTTTAACCATGTTACAACCGCAGGCTATTGCACCGCAGGGACCGTCCTTTTCACCGCTGATTGCCGGTTACTGGCGTTTAATGGAGTGGGGCATGACGCCGCAGCAAGTGGTGCAGTTTATTGAGCACCATTTAGCGCTGGGCATTACCACTGTCGATCACGCCGACATCTACGGCGATTACCAATGTGAAGCCGCCTTTGGTGCAGCACTGCGCCTGGCGCCAGGTTTGCGTGAGAAGCTGCAAATCGTCACTAAATGCGGCATTGCGACGCGCGCTAAACCTGAACACCGTATTGGTCACTACATCACTGAAGCCAGCCACATTCTGCACAGCGCCGAGAATTCGCTGCGCCATTTCAATACCGATTACCTCGATTTGCTGCTGATTCATCGTCCGGATCCGTTGATGGACGCGGATGAAATTGCCGAAGCCTTTACGGCGTTGCATCAGAGCGGCAAAGTGCGCCATTTTGGCGTCTCCAACTTCACCGCGTCTCAGTTCACGCTGCTGCAATCGCGTTTGCCATTCAGTCTGGTCACTAATCAACTGGAAATCTCCCCGCTGGAGCAAACGTCGCTGCTGGATGGCTCGCTTGATCAGTGCCAGCAAAACCGCATCCGCCCAATGGCCTGGTCCTGCCTCGGCGGCGGTCGCGTGTTTAACGATCCGCACTATCAGCCGTTGCGCGATGAGCTGGAGCAGGTGAAGCAGGAGATTGGTGCCAGCAATATTGAGCAAGTGGTGTATGCATGGGTGATGAAGCTGCCAAGCCGTCCGCTGCCAATTATTGGATCAGGCAAAATTGAACGGGTGAAAGAAGCGGTTGGCGCATGCCAGTTAACCCTCGATCGCCAGCAATGGTTTCGCATCCGCAAAGCCGCCATCGGTTACGATGTGCCCTAAAGCGTAAAGCTGCGTCAAATTACGGCAGCCTGGATGAAAGCAGTCCAGGCTTACAGAGAATCTAACCGTAAGGAGACGTTATGAAGAAAATCCTCATTGTTATGCTGGCTCTGGCCTGCGCCGCAGGCGCGCAGGCGGCGTCAGAAGAAGTCACGCTGCATGAAACCACCGCGCAAGGCATCGGGGCGGCAATTGGCAAAGTCACTATCAGCGAAACGCCGTACGGTGTGCAATTTACGCCAGCGTTAAGCGGCCTTAAACCGGGCATTCATGGTTTCCACGTGCATGCTAAAGGCAGCTGTGAACCGGGCGAATCGGACGGTAAAACGGTGGCGGCCGGTGCGGCGGGCGGACATCTCGATCCGCAAAAAACCGGCAAGCATCTTGGTCCGTACGCCGATGGTCACCTTGGCGACTTACC carries:
- a CDS encoding DUF1289 domain-containing protein gives rise to the protein MVEQLEFFPVPSPCRGICQSDARGYCRGCLRSREERFNWMKFSDAQKRDVLRLCRQRFLRLQRQQKVDEDHDPQQPELF
- the sodC gene encoding superoxide dismutase [Cu-Zn] SodC, whose amino-acid sequence is MKKILIVMLALACAAGAQAASEEVTLHETTAQGIGAAIGKVTISETPYGVQFTPALSGLKPGIHGFHVHAKGSCEPGESDGKTVAAGAAGGHLDPQKTGKHLGPYADGHLGDLPALFVTEDGKANYPVVAPRIKSLSEIKGKALMVHVGGDNHADHPQPLGGGGARFACGVI
- a CDS encoding aldo/keto reductase, whose product is MLQPQAIAPQGPSFSPLIAGYWRLMEWGMTPQQVVQFIEHHLALGITTVDHADIYGDYQCEAAFGAALRLAPGLREKLQIVTKCGIATRAKPEHRIGHYITEASHILHSAENSLRHFNTDYLDLLLIHRPDPLMDADEIAEAFTALHQSGKVRHFGVSNFTASQFTLLQSRLPFSLVTNQLEISPLEQTSLLDGSLDQCQQNRIRPMAWSCLGGGRVFNDPHYQPLRDELEQVKQEIGASNIEQVVYAWVMKLPSRPLPIIGSGKIERVKEAVGACQLTLDRQQWFRIRKAAIGYDVP